A single region of the Silene latifolia isolate original U9 population chromosome 8, ASM4854445v1, whole genome shotgun sequence genome encodes:
- the LOC141596988 gene encoding putative TPR repeat-containing protein At1g05150 has protein sequence MATRGSRSEKVRRIFEQFDLNKDGGLNRAEMAALVVAVNPRVKFSDEQINAILDEVFRTYSEFINGDKGLTYDGLMRTYDDGAGDVDRDFEALNLDLAGDDGGIAVAPASTSEIGGDSSEVAPVKNQRTASWAASPNHGIVFDDTWKLVDELEVLIKNLKLKQVKDGKLKSDVADAYSDAGWSREFGPSSEISEGNGNKRVNWVESGHDYVTFVKELGVLRSRADGSRSREEAFDGHMAIGRVLYENHMFKESLVSFKRACELQPVDVRPHFRAGNCYYAVGRFGEAKEEFQLALEAAETGGNQWAYLLPQIHVNLGIALEGEGMILSACEHYREAAILYPTHYRALKLLGSALFGVGEYRAAVKALEEAVFLKPDYADAHCDLASALHALGDDERAIVEFQKAIDLTPGHVDALYNLGGLYMDMGRYQRASEMYTRVLTLWPNHWRAQLNKAVSLLGAGESDEAKKAMKEALKMTNRVEVHDAIAHMKQLHKKKVKANGSANGENTFVVVDPLKFNTVGDRTTSRQVLATALEIRAFQRLSRLGRCDVDIVKREITDNDVPLSFSGTGIPEKTIRKNVLEGLLRKMLSFLKPETFQESVKAINERILSVLDESGHGRVDIGMFYAIIAPICGGPPDKRKRVAFEALLYRPVNEGNGQLRKSDATRYLKMLRAIYIPSRGSSEMFEIHGETDGSTISLTEFLVMFDDPEWGFGIMSTLVKLETGDRVRHGHHVCSVCRYPITGSRFKESKAHFVLCNQCYSEGKVPANVKQDEFSFREYHSETEAAKDKFKCFGTKKNQS, from the coding sequence ATGGCGACAAGAGGGTCGAGATCAGAGAAAGTAAGGAGAATATTCGAGCAATTTGATTTGAATAAAGATGGTGGTCTTAATCGAGCCGAAATGGCAGCCCTTGTCGTTGCTGTAAACCCTAGGGTTAAATTTTCCGACGAACAAATCAACGCAATTCTCGATGAAGTTTTCCGAACTTACAGCGAATTCATTAATGGCGATAAAGGGTTAACGTACGATGGTCTTATGCGGACGTACGATGATGGTGCGGGTGATGTTGACCGCGATTTCGAGGCGCTAAACCTTGACCTTGCTGGAGATGACGGCGGCATTGCGGTGGCCCCCGCGTCCACGTCGGAAATTGGTGGCGACAGCAGCGAGGTTGCGCCGGTGAAGAATCAGAGAACTGCGTCGTGGGCGGCTTCTCCGAATCACGGGATTGTGTTCGATGATACGTGGAAATTGGTGGATGAATTGGAGGTTTTGATAAAGAATTTGAAGTTGAAACAAGTTAAAGATGGgaaattgaagagtgatgttgCGGATGCGTATTCGGATGCCGGTTGGTCGAGGGAATTCGGGCCGTCGTCGGAGATTTCAGAGGGTAATGGGAATAAGAGGGTTAATTGGGTTGAATCAGGGCATGATTATGTAACATTTGTGAAAgaattaggggttttaagaagtAGAGCAGACGGTTCGAGGTCAAGAGAGGAAGCATTTGATGGGCATATGGCAATTGGTAGGGTTTTGTATGAGAATCATATGTTTAAGGAGAGTTTAGTCAGTTTTAAGCGAGCTTGTGAGCTGCAACCTGTCGATGTTAGGCCTCATTTTCGAGCAGGGAATTGTTATTATGCTGTGGGGAGATTTGGGGAAGCTAAGGAGGAGTTTCAGCTTGCTCTCGAGGCAGCCGAGACTGGTGGGAATCAATGGGCTTACTTACTCCCTCAAATTCATGTCAATTTAGGGATTGCACTTGAAGGTGAAGGTATGATTTTAAGTGCTTGTGAACATTATAGAGAAGCTGCTATTTTGTATCCAACTCATTATAGGGCTCTTAAGCTTTTGGGGAGTGCCTTGTTTGGCGTAGGGGAGTATAGGGCTGCTGTTAAGGCTTTGGAAGAGGCTGTATTTCTGAAACCCGATTATGCTGATGCACATTGTGATTTGGCTTCAGCATTGCATGCTTTAGGGGATGATGAGAGGGCTATTGTTGAGTTTCAGAAGGCGATTGATTTGACCCCTGGACATGTGGACGCATTGTATAACTTGGGTGGGTTGTATATGGATATGGGGAGGTATCAGAGGGCTTCTGAGATGTATACTAGGGTTTTAACCTTGTGGCCGAACCACTGGCGGGCCCAGCTTAATAAGGCTGTGTCATTGTTGGGTGCTGGTGAGTCTGATGAGGCGAAGAAGGCGATGAAAGAGGCGTTGAAGATGACCAACAGGGTTGAGGTTCATGATGCCATTGCTCATATGAAGCAACTCCATAAGAAGAAAGTTAAGGCCAATGGTAGTGCTAATGGTGAGAAcacttttgttgttgttgatccTTTGAAATTTAATACTGTGGGCGATAGGACGACATCTAGGCAGGTGTTGGCAACTGCTCTTGAGATTAGGGCTTTTCAGAGGTTGTCGAGGTTGGGAAGGTGTGATGTGGATATTGTGAAGAGAGAAATAACTGATAATGATGTTCCCTTGTCTTTCTCTGGCACTGGTATTCCAGAGAAAACTATCCGCAAGAATGTCCTCGAGGGACTGCTCCGAAAGATGCTTAGTTTCCTGAAACCAGAGACATTTCAAGAATCTGTTAAAGCTATAAATGAGAGGATACTATCCGTGTTGGATGAATCGGGTCATGGCAGAGTAGATATCGGTATGTTTTATGCCATCATCGCTCCAATTTGTGGGGGACCTCCAGACAAGAGAAAAAGGGTTGCATTTGAGGCTCTATTGTATCGACCTGTGAATGAAGGCAACGGGCAGTTAAGAAAGTCAGATGCCACCAGGTACCTGAAGATGCTGAGAGCCATCTACATTCCATCACGAGGATCAAGCGAGATGTTTGAGATCCATGGAGAGACTGATGGTTCAACTATTTCATTAACGGAGTTCCTTGTGATGTTTGATGATCCAGAATGGGGTTTTGGCATTATGTCCACTTTGGTGAAGCTGGAGACCGGTGATCGTGTTCGTCACGGGCATCATGTTTGTTCAGTGTGCCGGTATCCTATCACCGGGTCTCGGTTTAAGGAGTCAAAAGCTcactttgttttatgtaatcagtgcTATAGCGAGGGGAAAGTGCCTGCAAATGTTAAGCAAGATGAATTTTCATTCAGGGAGTACCATAGTGAGACAGAGGCAGCAAAAGATAAATTCAAATGTTTTGGTACAAAAAAGAATCAATCTTGA